The nucleotide sequence GACACCCGCTGATCTACAAATATCCCATCCAATTCTTCTATTGGATCCGTCAGACAAGCCAGACTCAGGTTAAAAGGCCCCACACCAATGCCTACAAAATCATATATTTTATCCATTGTATATTCTTTGTTATGCTTGTTCAAAAAGTATCATTTTCCCTTTCGCTTCAATTAGCGCCAGTATCTTCTCAAAATCGGCTTCTGTTGCCATCGGGTTAAGCACGGTAAATTTCAAGTAGGTATCTCCATTGTTTTTAGTCCCTGCTATAACCGCACTTCCACACCGGAGTAATGCTTTTCTGATCTGGAGGTTGATATGCCCCCAGTCTTCATTATCAAATCCATCAATTTTGAACCTAAAAACTAAGCTGTGCAGTACAGGTGGATTCAACAGCTCAAAACTTGGATGCGCCTCTATCAACGCTGCCGCCGCTTTTGTCAATTCCAAGGTCTTGTCATAGTAATGGCCTAGTTGCATCCGTCCCATCATTCTTAGAGTTGTCCAAACTTTCAGGGCATCAAAACGTCTGGTCGTCTGCAATGATTTATCTACTTGGTTGGGAATTCCTGTGTCTCTTTGCTCCTTCGGGTTGAGATAGTCAGCGTGATAGCTGATCAAGTGTAATGTCTCAGGTCTCTTGACCACAAATGCACTACAACTGACTGTCTGGAAGTAAGTTTTATGGTAGTCTACAGTTACAGAATCAGCCAGTTCAATTCCATCTATCAGGTACCTGTACCTATCTGACAACAGTAGTCCACCTCCTACTGCAGCATCAACATGCAACCATATATCATACTTGCAAGCTATTTGCGCCATCTCCGGTATAGGGTCAATACTGCCATAATCTGTTGTACCCGCTGTCGCCACAATCCCAATAGGATGGTTCCCTTGCTCCACTTCCCGCTTGATCAACTCCTCTAAGACTCCGATATCCATTCTAAAATATTGATCCGTAGGTACTCCAATCACAGCATCTTCTCCAAGTCCTAACAAGGAAGCGCTCTTCTTCAAGCTAAAATGACTGTGCTCTGAACAAAATATCTTAGGTGATGAAAGCCCATTGGGCAATCCCTTAAAAGTCACATTATGCTTCAGTTTGGTATGCATAAAATGGTCTCTCATTAACAGTGTCGCCATCAAGTTGGATTGAGAGCCTCCACTTGTAAAAACGCCGTCTCCACTCAGGAAGCCAATGCGTTCGGCGGTCCATTCAATGATCTTTTGCTCTATCAAAGTACCTCCTGCACTTTGGTCCCATGTATCCAAGGAGGAGTTGATAGCACTCAATATCTGTTCTGCAATCAAGGATGGAATTACTACAGGGCAGTTTAAGTGTGCGGCATATTTGGGCAAATGAAAAGCTACTGCATGATCCAAGTAAACCGCTTGCAATTCTTCCAGTGTTTCATCCAAGCTCAAAGGAGTTTCCTCCAAACTAATACCATCAAATAGTGGCTTCAACTCTTCGGGCGTGATGCCACTAAATGGAGCCTGTCGCTCTGATAGAAATTGGACTACTTTTTCAGTAGCCTTCTCAATTCCATTTCTGTATTGCTCAACATTCTCATTATGATGATGAAATAATAATTTAAGATCTAACTGTTTGCTGTCAGCATATTGAACAGCATTACTCAAAACAGCATTAACCATGGCTGTAAGATTTAGATAGTTTGACGTATTGTTAAGTTATGTAGATTGATTGCGAATAGCAGAAGCGAATATGGAGGGGAAATACAGTGGACTGCTTACGAATTATGGAAAAAGAATGATGTATTTGGAAAAGAGTAATAACAGTAGCAATCCAAACAATTTGAATTGACGAATCTGGAAAAATTAATTACGAATTCGGGAATTATTTGAAAAGTAATCGTCCTATGCATACTACTTGTAATGTGCATAAATGATTAAAAGCAAATACAATAGTATGATACAAGGAGTACTATTTAGTACTTTATAATGAAACACGGTCAACTTGTCTATTTTTATTTAATCTAAATAAGATATAGTTTAGCGTCATTATTAGATAAAAGCACAATAAGTCTAACCTAACAATACAAACTAACAAGAGTATAATGAACTCGCGTCTCTTCTTATCCAATAACAGCACTCCAATACTGTCCAGCAAAAAACTTGGAATCAAACGAAGAACTCGTCAATGGAAACCAAGTCTTGGAAAGGGTTTTTATAAAGATATCAACCTGATGCATGGAATGCTGACACACATAAAAATCAAAGCCAAGGAAAACATCTGTGTCCATTCAAGAATTCAGCCTCAAGAGGTTGGGTTATTACTCTGTATCTCTGCAAATGGCGTCGTACTCTACTCCCAAAGTGAGAATACACCTATGCAGAGTGCTGGCAATTATATTCTTCCCCATGCAGAACATCAATGGAATATCACAAAAGGTGGTGATTTTGAACTGATTACCATAGTTTTAAAACGTATCTATTTCAACCAATTATTTTTCCCTTCGAATGAGTTGAAAAATACATCTCTTGCGCAACTGTTTGATAGGCAATCTACTCCTAAAAGACTCAACTTAACTCATTCATTGAAAGCCTCATTTGTAGCATTGCTGGAAAGTGAACAAGCAGGTATTTGTCACAATATGTTATTACATGCCAAGATATTTGAAATCTTCTCTATCATCTTCAATCAAGAGATGACACAAGAAAGCCAGCATTTATTGTATAGAGATAGACTTGAAAAAGTAAAGGACATCATATCCTCACAACTCCATATACAATATTCCATTTGTAATTTATCTAAGATGGTGGGAATCAATGAGTGTTACCTCAAAAAGTATTTCAAAGAATTATTTGGTGAGACCATATTTGAATATGCCACCAAACTACGAATCCAGAAGGCCCAAGAACTACTAATACAATCTGATTTACCCGTTGCAATTATTTCTGAAAAGGTTGGCTATCAAAACCCTCCCCACTTCTCTTTTGCTTTTAAAAAGAATGTTGGCATATCTCCCTATAAGTACAGAACACAAATGATCATACCAACATAACACAGCATATGTTTAGTTTCATTTTACTTTAAAATCCTTTCTGTCACCACTTGCATACAGACTTTTTTATAAACCCAACTAAGTCAATTAATTATATTGATATTTGGTGAAAATTTTGTAATATAAGTACTTTACCGAACACACACACTAGCAAAACCCAATACCAATGAAGCAGTTACTTATACTATGTCTTTGGATGACATGTGCACCGACCTATGCACAAATAGGTAACAAGGGCGTTCCTAACATTAGGAATTTCTCTTATGAGCAATATCAGGCTGGAGCTCAAAACTGGGCAATACTTCAGGATGCTAAAGGAAAAATGCTCTTTGGCAATAATTATGGCTTACTGGAATACAACGGAAAGGAATGGAGCCTTGAATTACAAACCTCCAATAGAACTGTAGTTCGATCTATCCATCGGGGTAAAGACAATACGATTTACCTTGGAGCCCAAAACGAGTTTGGGTATGTTAAAACCAATGATGCAGGACAACAGCAATACATTTCACTCTTACCCAAAATACCTGAAAAACACAGGCAATTCAGTGATGTTTGGTCGATACTGGAAACTTCTTCTGGTATATTCTTTCACACCAATGAGCTGACTTTTCTTTATCAATCTGATTCAGTTAAAGTACTCGAAACACCTTCCATAGGCAGTTGCTCAAAAGTTGGTGATTCAATACTCGTTCAGGATCAAGCTTATAATATCCATGTTTTAAAACAAGATGGTTTACATAAACTGTTTGACCGTCAACAGGTCCGATACTATGTTCTAAAAATATATGATGACCATCAGGGAGGGCTATACTTTGTCACTCAAAAATATGGTATTCTGAAATACAGTCACGGACAGTTCCACCATGACAAACGTATCACCAATAGCTTCTTTGAAAACAACAAAGTCCAGAGTCTTCAAAAGCTTAGAAACGATTATTTGGCTATCGGAAGTGTAGGGGCAGGACTCCTCATTCTCAATAAAAACTTTACCCCTGTCCAATGGCTCAACAAAAGTAATGGCCTTCAAAGTAATACCATCCTTGCTATTGGAACGGATCAATTGGGAAACCTTTGGTTAGCCACGGAGACAGGTATTGATTATGTAGAAATCACTACGCCACTCTATAAAATAGCAGACCAATACAACCTTGAAGGAACCGTTTCATCGATTTTAAAAAGTGATGACATGCTCTATGTTGGAACAAATACAGGTGTATTCTATTCAAAGTGGAAACAAGACGAAAATCCATTACATCCCACACTCAACTTCCAACAAGTAAAAGGCTTATCCGGTCAGGCTTGGAACCTCTATAAAATCGAAAACAGTATCTATGTTTGTCACCACGAAGGTTTGTTTAAAATAGAAGGAGATTCCATAAGTCAGCAACTGAGTTATTCAAGCGGTGTTTGGAACCTTCGCAAGCTAAAAGGCAACATCTTTCTCCAAGGTGGTTACGACGGAATTCACCTGTACAAATTACTTGATGGAGAACTTCAATACTTATGGAAAATAAAGGACTTTGATGAAACCAGCCGAGTTATAGAGTTGGACAACAAGGGCAATATCTGGATGGCACATGGTTATAAGGGAATTTACAAACTTCAAATATCCGAAGACTTACAATCGTTTAGTGATATTCAGTTATATACAAAGAAAGAAGGTTTCCCATCTGGACTGTTTATCAACCTTTTTAAGGTAAATAACCAGATTTTATTCGGCACAGAATATGGCACATACCAATATGATGACAACACCGATTCGATGGTTATCTCACCGCTCTACTCCCGCATTCTTGGGAACCAACACCATATAAGGTTACTTAAAGAAAATAACGGCGATATCTGGTTTGTCAAGGGGCAAGACATGCACGACGACTTGGGCATCATCGAGTTTTATGACAATGAAAAATTTGAAGTACTGAGATCTCCACTACAACACCTTCGGGGAAAGTTTAACCCAGGATTTGAAAACATCACTATTCTAGATGAAAAAACTGCCCTTTTTGGCACTAAGAATGGTATCATTCACTTTGACAGAAGTGCGAATAGAAACTACGCTCTCCCTTTTAATGCTCATCTTACAGACATCAGATATATGGGAAGTGATTCGGTTCTTTATGGCCAGACAGTACATAGCTCTCTTTCACCTATCAAATCAGAAATCGGTCATATTGAGCTACCTTATACCAAGAATTCATTGACTTTCAGTTTTGCAAGCAGCTTTTATGAGGGCCCTAAAAACACATTTTATAGTTGTTACCTAGAAGGGTTTGACAAACAGTGGCATCATTGGGATACAGGACAGTCAAAAAGCTATACAAACTTACCTGCTGGAGACTATACTTTTCATGTAAAGGCAAAAAACATCTATGGGACAGAAAGTAAGGAAGATATTTATACTTTTTCAATTCTGTCTCCTTGGTACCTTACTACATCAGCATTAGTAGTTTATGGCTTGTTTTGCCTTATTGGAATAACACTACTACTCAAACTTTATAAAGCCAAAATAGAACAAGCCAAGCAAAGGGAATGGACCATTCAGATGGAAATGATGCGTCAGAACAAAAGACGATACAATGAAGAAAAACTCATTACTGAACAGGAACTTATCAGGCTCAGGAATGAAAAACTGGAAGCTGAAGTATCCATCTCCCACTCAAAGATGGAAGTGCTTAAAACTGAAATGGCTGCGTCCATTATGATGATTACCCAGAAAAATAATATGCTGATTAAAGTACGAGATGACTTAGGCAAGTTGGTCAAAAAAGTAAATGAGCAAAACAAGAATCCCATTGAAAAAGTCATTAGAACCATCAACCGAGACATTAACAGTGAGCAAGATTGGGAACAGTTCAAAATCCATTTTGATAAAGTACACGAAAATTTTCTTGAAAGGCTCAAAAAAGAATACCCTGACCTGACGCCTAAAGACCTTCAACTAGCGGCATATTTACGTTTGAACCTTTCATCAAAGGAAATAGCTTCCATGATGAACATTAC is from Limibacter armeniacum and encodes:
- a CDS encoding triple tyrosine motif-containing protein, with amino-acid sequence MKQLLILCLWMTCAPTYAQIGNKGVPNIRNFSYEQYQAGAQNWAILQDAKGKMLFGNNYGLLEYNGKEWSLELQTSNRTVVRSIHRGKDNTIYLGAQNEFGYVKTNDAGQQQYISLLPKIPEKHRQFSDVWSILETSSGIFFHTNELTFLYQSDSVKVLETPSIGSCSKVGDSILVQDQAYNIHVLKQDGLHKLFDRQQVRYYVLKIYDDHQGGLYFVTQKYGILKYSHGQFHHDKRITNSFFENNKVQSLQKLRNDYLAIGSVGAGLLILNKNFTPVQWLNKSNGLQSNTILAIGTDQLGNLWLATETGIDYVEITTPLYKIADQYNLEGTVSSILKSDDMLYVGTNTGVFYSKWKQDENPLHPTLNFQQVKGLSGQAWNLYKIENSIYVCHHEGLFKIEGDSISQQLSYSSGVWNLRKLKGNIFLQGGYDGIHLYKLLDGELQYLWKIKDFDETSRVIELDNKGNIWMAHGYKGIYKLQISEDLQSFSDIQLYTKKEGFPSGLFINLFKVNNQILFGTEYGTYQYDDNTDSMVISPLYSRILGNQHHIRLLKENNGDIWFVKGQDMHDDLGIIEFYDNEKFEVLRSPLQHLRGKFNPGFENITILDEKTALFGTKNGIIHFDRSANRNYALPFNAHLTDIRYMGSDSVLYGQTVHSSLSPIKSEIGHIELPYTKNSLTFSFASSFYEGPKNTFYSCYLEGFDKQWHHWDTGQSKSYTNLPAGDYTFHVKAKNIYGTESKEDIYTFSILSPWYLTTSALVVYGLFCLIGITLLLKLYKAKIEQAKQREWTIQMEMMRQNKRRYNEEKLITEQELIRLRNEKLEAEVSISHSKMEVLKTEMAASIMMITQKNNMLIKVRDDLGKLVKKVNEQNKNPIEKVIRTINRDINSEQDWEQFKIHFDKVHENFLERLKKEYPDLTPKDLQLAAYLRLNLSSKEIASMMNITIRSIEGCRYRLRKHLNLNSNTNLNEFILKF
- a CDS encoding pyridoxal phosphate-dependent decarboxylase family protein, coding for MVNAVLSNAVQYADSKQLDLKLLFHHHNENVEQYRNGIEKATEKVVQFLSERQAPFSGITPEELKPLFDGISLEETPLSLDETLEELQAVYLDHAVAFHLPKYAAHLNCPVVIPSLIAEQILSAINSSLDTWDQSAGGTLIEQKIIEWTAERIGFLSGDGVFTSGGSQSNLMATLLMRDHFMHTKLKHNVTFKGLPNGLSSPKIFCSEHSHFSLKKSASLLGLGEDAVIGVPTDQYFRMDIGVLEELIKREVEQGNHPIGIVATAGTTDYGSIDPIPEMAQIACKYDIWLHVDAAVGGGLLLSDRYRYLIDGIELADSVTVDYHKTYFQTVSCSAFVVKRPETLHLISYHADYLNPKEQRDTGIPNQVDKSLQTTRRFDALKVWTTLRMMGRMQLGHYYDKTLELTKAAAALIEAHPSFELLNPPVLHSLVFRFKIDGFDNEDWGHINLQIRKALLRCGSAVIAGTKNNGDTYLKFTVLNPMATEADFEKILALIEAKGKMILFEQA
- a CDS encoding helix-turn-helix domain-containing protein — translated: MNSRLFLSNNSTPILSSKKLGIKRRTRQWKPSLGKGFYKDINLMHGMLTHIKIKAKENICVHSRIQPQEVGLLLCISANGVVLYSQSENTPMQSAGNYILPHAEHQWNITKGGDFELITIVLKRIYFNQLFFPSNELKNTSLAQLFDRQSTPKRLNLTHSLKASFVALLESEQAGICHNMLLHAKIFEIFSIIFNQEMTQESQHLLYRDRLEKVKDIISSQLHIQYSICNLSKMVGINECYLKKYFKELFGETIFEYATKLRIQKAQELLIQSDLPVAIISEKVGYQNPPHFSFAFKKNVGISPYKYRTQMIIPT